Within the Opitutaceae bacterium TAV5 genome, the region ACCCCGGATTTCGTACCGGTGGAGTTCCTGCTGCGCGAGCGAGCCGAGGAAGAGGTTGCCTTTCCACATCGGGAAGGCGTCGCCGGTGTAGAAGTGGATCGGGCTCACGGCGATGGAGGGCGTCCAGTATTTCACAGGCTGCTCCATGCCCTCCTTCGCGGTGAGCGGGGAAACGGGCGTGCCGTCGTAATTGACTCCATAGGTGATGACAGGCCAGCCGTAGTTGGCTCCGCGGCGGACGTAGTTGAGTTCGTCGCCGCCGCGCGGGCCGTGCTCGGTGGACCAGAGGCCGCCGTCGGCCGGATTGCGGGCGAGGCCCTGCGGGTTGCGGTGTCCGTAGCTCCAGATGGAGGGGTAGGCTCCGGGTGTGTGCACGAAAGGATTGTCGGGCGGCACGCGGCCGTCGTGCCAGGTCCGGTGCACTTTGCCGTTGGGAAGCGCGAGGTCCTGGGCCTGCCCGGTCGCGCCGTGCTCGCCCACGGTAAAGAACATGTAGTCTCCCTCGAAGACGATGCGGCTGCCGAAATTCACGCTGCGGTCGGTGTAGCTGGAGCGGGGCGCGGCGAAGACGGGTTCCTCGTCCGTCCAGCGTCCGTCGCGGATGCGGCCGCGCACGATTTTGGTCATGCCGGTGTCGTTGTCGCCGGGGTCGCTCAGGGTGAGGTAGATCCAGCCGTTGTGCGCATAATCGGGATGCGGGACCACGGCCATGAGTCCGCCTTCGTCGCGCACCCAGACGCGCGGGATGCCGGTGATTTCCACGGGACTGGCGGTGGCGGCGGTGGCTCCGGGCGGGAGCTGGTAGAGCTTGCCGGTGCGCTCGGTGAAGAGCAGGCGTCCGTCGGGCAGGAAGGCGATGCCCCACGGGACGTCGCGGCCCTCGGCGACGGATTCGAAGCGCCACGCGTGACGCTCGCTGTGCTGCACGCCCTCCGGGAGGGCGGACGCCCGCTGCGGCACGGGATCGACGGAGCGGCGGGCCGTCTCGCGGATGAGCACGACGAGGCCGAGAACCTCGGCCTCGTTGAGCGTGGCCGCGAAACCCGGCATGCCGGAGCGGGGCAGCCCGTCGCGGATGACGGCGGCGATCGCGGCGTCGTCGCTGCCGTCCACGTATTTCCAGTGATCATCGAGGAGGGAATCGGTCTTGTTGCCCCGGAGGTCCTCGCCGTGACAGTTGGCGCAGAGCTGCGCGTAGAGCCGGGTAACGTCGCGGCCTTTGGAAAGGGTGAAGGGGGGAATCGTGTCCGGCGGCGTGGCATCGGCCCGGACTGCGGGCAACAGGGCGGCGCAAAAAAACAGAAAAGGCAGGGCGATAACGGACGCGAGGAGGCGGCGCCGGGCTGGCGGGATCGTCATGGTCGGTTGAATCATCACGGGTCAGGTGAAAGTCCACGCTTAACCGGGTTGCCCGAAATCGCCAGCAGGCGGGGGAGTTTGCCGCCGCCGGTCGGGCCGGCGGCACAGGGGGGCGGGGGGGGCGAAAAATCCCCGGCCTTGTGCTCATATCTCACGGCGACCCGAAGCCGTGGCGGCGGGCGTTGGCCACCAGATCGGCCACGTTGGTGGCGCCCAGTTTCCCCATGATGTTCGCGCGGTGAAAATCCACCGTGCGCTGGCTCAGCCCGATCAGTTCGCCGATCTCCCGGCTCGTTCGCCCGGCCAGCACATGCATCAGCACCTCCTGCTCGCGCCGCGACAGGATCTTGCCCACCGCCTCCGCCTTCGCTCCCTCGCGCGCCAGCGTCTCGCCGAATCGCGCCGAATAAAACCTCCGCCCGTCCGCCACCGCATCGAGCGCCTCGGCCAGCAATTCCGGCTCCGCATCCTTTTCGACATAGCCTTCCACGCCGCTCTCGCGCACCCGCGTCAGCGCCAGCGGATCGACCAGCGACGACAGCACCAGCGCCCGCACCTGCGGCCTCGACTGCCGCGCCGCCCGCACGAACTCGAGGCCGTCCATGCCCGTCAGATGCAGATCCACCAGCAGGACATCCGGCCGCGTCGAGGCGACCAGTGGCACCGCCTCCTCGCCCGAT harbors:
- a CDS encoding glucose sorbosone dehydrogenase, encoding MIQPTMTIPPARRRLLASVIALPFLFFCAALLPAVRADATPPDTIPPFTLSKGRDVTRLYAQLCANCHGEDLRGNKTDSLLDDHWKYVDGSDDAAIAAVIRDGLPRSGMPGFAATLNEAEVLGLVVLIRETARRSVDPVPQRASALPEGVQHSERHAWRFESVAEGRDVPWGIAFLPDGRLLFTERTGKLYQLPPGATAATASPVEITGIPRVWVRDEGGLMAVVPHPDYAHNGWIYLTLSDPGDNDTGMTKIVRGRIRDGRWTDEEPVFAAPRSSYTDRSVNFGSRIVFEGDYMFFTVGEHGATGQAQDLALPNGKVHRTWHDGRVPPDNPFVHTPGAYPSIWSYGHRNPQGLARNPADGGLWSTEHGPRGGDELNYVRRGANYGWPVITYGVNYDGTPVSPLTAKEGMEQPVKYWTPSIAVSPIHFYTGDAFPMWKGNLFLGSLAQQELHRYEIRGDKIVHEELVFKNLGRIRDIATGPAGELYISLELPRVPGRIVRLLPAE
- a CDS encoding LuxR family transcriptional regulator; protein product: MTAGPLSASGAPRRVRVLVVEDLTMFRAFLVKWLAGRPRFELAGAAGSGEEAVPLVASTRPDVLLVDLHLTGMDGLEFVRAARQSRPQVRALVLSSLVDPLALTRVRESGVEGYVEKDAEPELLAEALDAVADGRRFYSARFGETLAREGAKAEAVGKILSRREQEVLMHVLAGRTSREIGELIGLSQRTVDFHRANIMGKLGATNVADLVANARRHGFGSP